A single window of Pontiella agarivorans DNA harbors:
- a CDS encoding LIM domain-containing protein has protein sequence MFSRRSMLSALQILFVLPGTKLLADENPTVCEVCGETLPGRYWNYEGHACCSQQCVDKLRPKCAKCGRPINGQYIESEGKIYCSKKCFNSTLPRCEICGAHIESGYSITRHNYCDECMSNSPTCFSCGLPAKDPTELSDGRIVCSTCRRWSVYTDDAALEQYDRARRELETWTGLQLRTIPQLKLVNRTEMEELSGTIRKTDEPVTIRGLYSRQTMLVKRGIFGSWRKNEKQSTESVYIVNHLHEEIFRVAAVHELMHDMVHEHFPKLEDAPLWVHEGISQFAAAEYCRKKNYLDALDTIETSKDPDYGDGYRFFNDIAGFKGWNALKQWIEEVDVSSLPKKAPLE, from the coding sequence ATGTTTTCCCGTCGATCCATGTTAAGCGCATTGCAGATCCTGTTCGTGCTTCCCGGCACAAAACTGCTGGCGGACGAAAACCCGACCGTGTGCGAGGTCTGCGGCGAAACCCTGCCTGGACGCTACTGGAACTATGAAGGGCACGCCTGCTGTTCCCAACAATGCGTAGATAAACTCCGGCCGAAATGTGCCAAATGCGGCCGCCCCATCAACGGCCAATACATCGAGTCCGAGGGGAAAATATATTGCTCAAAGAAGTGTTTCAACAGCACCCTGCCCCGCTGCGAAATCTGCGGAGCACATATTGAATCAGGCTACAGCATTACCCGACACAACTATTGCGATGAATGCATGAGCAACAGCCCGACCTGCTTTTCCTGCGGCCTGCCGGCAAAAGATCCGACTGAGCTCAGCGACGGACGCATCGTGTGCAGCACCTGCCGCCGCTGGTCGGTTTACACAGACGACGCCGCGCTGGAACAATATGACCGCGCCCGCCGGGAGCTCGAAACCTGGACCGGGCTTCAGCTCCGGACCATACCGCAGCTGAAGCTGGTAAACCGCACCGAGATGGAAGAGCTTTCCGGCACCATTCGGAAAACCGATGAACCGGTGACCATCCGCGGACTCTACAGCCGCCAGACCATGCTGGTTAAACGCGGAATTTTCGGCAGCTGGCGCAAAAACGAAAAGCAGTCAACCGAATCTGTTTATATTGTAAACCATCTGCATGAAGAGATCTTCCGGGTGGCCGCAGTCCACGAACTGATGCACGATATGGTGCACGAACATTTTCCGAAACTCGAGGATGCTCCGCTTTGGGTCCACGAAGGCATCTCACAATTCGCCGCAGCAGAGTACTGCCGGAAAAAAAACTATCTGGATGCACTGGATACTATTGAAACCAGCAAAGATCCAGACTATGGCGATGGCTATCGTTTCTTCAATGATATCGCAGGTTTTAAGGGATGGAATGCCCTGAAACAGTGGATTGAAGAAGTAGATGTGTCTTCGCTTCCGAAAAAAGCACCGCTAGAATAA
- a CDS encoding PFL family protein, which translates to MIRSDQILKTVDMIQKENLDVRAVTMGISLLDCRTGDAETTAQKIQEKIRLLAGNFVETCDHIGGMYGVPVVNKRISVTPVAHVGAGFSLDGFVRLAKALDDAAAEVGIDIIGGYSANVEKGISQGDMNLIRAVPEALASTSRVCSSINAGSTRHGLNMDAVALLGETVKAAAEASKESGGFGAAKFVVFSNQPGDNPFMAGAIHGLGEAEAVINVGVSGPGVIARALERKIEAEGAENLGLDDLAEEIKQATFRVTRCGELIGRQVAETLGLPFGVVDLSLAPTPSVGDSVGEILNILGVDDIGAPGSTAIVAMLNDAVKKGGSFASQSVGGLSGAFIPVMEDSVLADAAERECLILEKLEAMTCVCSVGLDMVPIPGDTSPETIAAIIADELMIGVINSKTTAARLIPVPGKAAGEYVSFGGLFGASVVLPVRNTGRSSRFVKFGGRIPAPIHSLKN; encoded by the coding sequence ATGATCCGCTCCGACCAGATTCTTAAAACCGTTGATATGATCCAGAAAGAAAATCTGGATGTGCGCGCTGTGACCATGGGCATCAGTCTGCTGGACTGCCGTACCGGCGATGCCGAAACCACGGCACAGAAAATACAGGAAAAGATCCGGCTGCTGGCCGGAAATTTTGTGGAAACCTGCGACCATATCGGCGGCATGTACGGTGTGCCGGTGGTGAATAAGCGGATTTCGGTCACACCGGTTGCTCATGTGGGGGCCGGCTTTTCGCTGGACGGTTTTGTTCGTTTGGCTAAAGCGCTCGATGATGCCGCAGCGGAAGTGGGCATTGATATCATCGGTGGCTATTCCGCCAACGTTGAAAAAGGCATCAGCCAGGGCGATATGAACCTGATCCGTGCAGTGCCCGAAGCGTTGGCCTCCACCAGCCGCGTCTGTTCATCCATCAATGCCGGTTCTACACGACATGGTCTGAATATGGATGCCGTAGCGCTGCTGGGCGAAACCGTCAAAGCCGCCGCCGAAGCCAGTAAGGAATCCGGTGGTTTCGGTGCTGCAAAATTTGTGGTTTTTTCCAATCAGCCAGGTGATAATCCGTTTATGGCGGGGGCGATCCACGGACTCGGCGAGGCCGAAGCGGTGATTAATGTCGGGGTCAGTGGACCGGGTGTGATTGCCCGGGCGCTGGAACGAAAAATCGAAGCCGAAGGGGCCGAAAACCTTGGGTTGGATGATTTGGCGGAAGAGATCAAACAGGCGACGTTCCGTGTGACCCGCTGTGGCGAGCTGATCGGCCGACAGGTCGCCGAAACGCTGGGGCTTCCGTTTGGTGTGGTCGATCTGTCTCTCGCGCCGACACCTTCCGTGGGGGATTCGGTCGGCGAAATTCTGAATATTCTCGGGGTGGACGATATCGGGGCACCCGGATCGACCGCGATCGTGGCGATGCTGAACGATGCCGTGAAAAAGGGCGGTTCGTTCGCCTCTCAAAGTGTCGGCGGCTTGAGCGGGGCATTTATTCCGGTGATGGAGGATTCGGTGCTGGCCGATGCCGCCGAACGGGAGTGCCTGATTCTTGAAAAACTTGAGGCCATGACCTGTGTCTGTTCGGTGGGGCTCGATATGGTGCCGATCCCCGGAGACACCAGTCCCGAAACCATTGCGGCCATTATTGCCGATGAACTGATGATCGGGGTGATTAATTCAAAAACGACCGCAGCTCGGTTGATTCCGGTGCCTGGAAAAGCGGCGGGCGAATATGTTTCGTTCGGCGGTCTGTTCGGTGCCAGTGTTGTCCTG
- a CDS encoding potassium channel family protein, translated as MSRARPIINAFLKGRFGLFLATMMAMFFVMPMAGKNQGVVDNALGWFSIAVLLSCLRAISSTRKFFMFMACLTLVNVMLTGLEMAWTGEAHGFLLAVTGFKVVYFVLVFYSIMRFVLMNDAVTEDKIYGAISAYFLMGVIWSFVYTGFFIQDPTSFNVPEAWLSSDAVNSFWAVYFSFTTLTTLGYGDITPQTPLAQSYAMMEAVIGQVFLAVIVARLIALHISHERENDQKE; from the coding sequence ATGAGTCGTGCGCGGCCGATTATCAATGCTTTTTTGAAAGGGCGCTTTGGTCTCTTTCTGGCCACGATGATGGCCATGTTTTTCGTCATGCCGATGGCGGGAAAAAATCAGGGCGTGGTTGATAATGCACTCGGCTGGTTCAGTATTGCGGTGCTGCTTTCCTGTCTTCGGGCGATTTCCAGCACCCGGAAGTTTTTTATGTTCATGGCCTGTCTCACGCTGGTCAATGTGATGCTGACCGGGCTTGAAATGGCATGGACTGGAGAGGCGCACGGTTTTCTTTTAGCGGTAACCGGATTCAAGGTGGTTTATTTTGTGCTCGTCTTCTACAGCATCATGCGGTTTGTCCTGATGAATGATGCGGTGACGGAAGATAAAATTTACGGAGCGATCTCCGCCTATTTCCTGATGGGAGTGATCTGGTCTTTTGTATATACCGGATTTTTTATCCAGGATCCGACTTCTTTCAATGTGCCCGAAGCCTGGCTTTCGTCTGATGCCGTCAACTCGTTCTGGGCTGTTTATTTCAGTTTTACCACGCTGACCACTCTGGGGTACGGCGATATTACGCCGCAGACACCTCTTGCTCAGTCCTATGCGATGATGGAGGCGGTTATCGGTCAGGTTTTTCTGGCGGTGATTGTTGCTCGGTTGATTGCTCTGCATATTTCCCACGAACGGGAAAATGATCAAAAAGAGTAG
- a CDS encoding glycine cleavage system protein R, translated as MANRNNLVISVMDRDRPGIVAEVTEGISSLGGNLADLRESVLRGYFTMILVADFPAEVTVEQVQEALATGKTSHVSVESVTGTLDETERSEQVYILSAVAKDRVGLVAQVSRFCYDRSVNILDLASHVDGDQYTMMLQLEFSDTRSVKKFRSELSRFGEKSGLNLVLQHNDIFRATNEI; from the coding sequence ATGGCGAACAGAAACAATTTGGTAATTTCGGTAATGGATCGCGACCGTCCGGGCATAGTGGCCGAGGTGACGGAAGGCATCAGCTCTCTCGGCGGCAATCTGGCCGATCTGCGTGAATCAGTGCTCCGCGGGTACTTTACGATGATTCTTGTGGCCGATTTTCCGGCCGAAGTGACCGTTGAACAGGTGCAGGAAGCGCTGGCAACAGGAAAAACCTCCCACGTTTCCGTGGAATCGGTTACGGGAACACTCGATGAAACCGAGCGTTCAGAGCAGGTGTACATTCTCTCGGCCGTGGCTAAAGACCGCGTTGGACTCGTGGCACAGGTTTCGCGTTTCTGTTACGACCGCAGCGTCAATATCCTCGACCTCGCATCGCATGTTGATGGCGATCAGTACACCATGATGCTTCAGCTGGAATTTTCCGACACCCGGTCGGTGAAAAAATTCAGATCCGAACTTTCCCGGTTCGGTGAAAAAAGCGGGCTTAATCTGGTGTTGCAGCACAACGATATTTTCCGCGCAACCAACGAAATATAG
- a CDS encoding efflux transporter outer membrane subunit — protein sequence MKFRWFLYSISGLALLSGCSSLPSVGPDYEKPEESAPDAWHSAVQKEFKSGTPDLKTWWTAFNDPTLNSLIERASTNNFDLKTAAARIEQAASLRGVSASRWWPEIMAGGSASAYQTTEANTPLGESRTGELYDASLSMAWELDLWGRVRRSVESADASLQAQVENYRDILVVLYAEIAQNYISCRTLQERIYFAENNLEAQGETLELTQNRFDSGLVPALDVSQSQLNLSRTKSAIPSLRQELVVAINRLSVLVGEMPYALEEELKTRAPIPAPPEELLVGVPADLLRQRPDIRRAERELAAQHALIGATQAELYPTLALPGTLAVESTGSDLFSGANTFYSFGPQLKWSIFNGRRIRSQVDAEKAGTKAALHTYEQTLLLALEEVEDNMSAYAHEKDRIESLEVAAEAAEKSVELVTELYSSGLTDFQNVLNMEQALLEQQDQLARSKGLVSAYMVGVYKALGGGWSLSEKDAE from the coding sequence ATGAAATTCCGTTGGTTTCTGTACTCAATTTCCGGTTTGGCTCTACTGAGCGGCTGTTCTTCGCTGCCCTCTGTGGGCCCGGACTATGAAAAACCTGAAGAGTCCGCTCCGGATGCCTGGCACAGTGCGGTACAAAAAGAATTCAAAAGCGGAACGCCGGATTTGAAGACCTGGTGGACGGCTTTTAATGATCCGACGCTGAATTCGCTGATCGAACGGGCTTCGACCAATAACTTCGACCTGAAAACTGCGGCGGCACGAATTGAGCAGGCGGCGTCATTGCGCGGTGTCAGCGCGAGCCGGTGGTGGCCGGAAATTATGGCCGGCGGATCCGCTTCCGCATATCAGACTACTGAGGCGAATACCCCTCTCGGGGAAAGCCGTACCGGCGAATTATACGATGCCTCTCTTTCCATGGCCTGGGAGCTGGACCTGTGGGGAAGGGTTCGCCGTTCTGTTGAATCCGCCGATGCTTCGCTTCAGGCGCAGGTGGAAAACTATCGGGATATTCTCGTCGTGCTTTATGCGGAAATTGCCCAGAACTATATCAGCTGCCGGACGCTGCAGGAGCGGATTTATTTTGCAGAAAACAATCTGGAAGCCCAGGGGGAAACGTTGGAGCTGACGCAGAACCGTTTCGATTCCGGACTGGTCCCGGCACTCGATGTATCGCAGTCGCAGTTGAATCTTTCGCGTACAAAATCCGCCATTCCGTCGCTGCGACAGGAGTTGGTGGTGGCTATCAACCGGCTCAGTGTGCTGGTGGGGGAAATGCCCTATGCGCTCGAGGAAGAGCTGAAAACACGTGCCCCGATTCCTGCGCCGCCCGAAGAGTTGCTGGTCGGGGTGCCGGCCGATCTGCTGCGTCAGCGGCCGGATATTCGCCGTGCGGAACGCGAGCTGGCAGCACAGCATGCATTGATCGGAGCAACTCAGGCGGAGCTGTATCCGACGCTGGCGCTGCCGGGTACACTGGCGGTGGAATCCACGGGTTCCGATCTCTTCAGCGGAGCAAATACCTTTTATAGTTTCGGACCTCAGTTGAAATGGAGTATTTTTAACGGTCGCCGTATCCGCAGTCAGGTCGATGCCGAGAAAGCAGGAACAAAAGCCGCTCTGCATACCTATGAACAGACGCTGCTGCTGGCCCTCGAAGAAGTTGAAGATAATATGTCGGCTTATGCCCATGAAAAAGACCGGATTGAATCGCTGGAAGTGGCGGCGGAGGCCGCTGAGAAATCGGTTGAACTTGTCACAGAACTTTACTCTTCGGGCCTGACCGATTTCCAGAATGTGCTGAACATGGAGCAGGCACTTTTGGAGCAACAGGATCAACTGGCCCGGAGCAAAGGTCTGGTGAGCGCTTACATGGTTGGTGTTTATAAAGCGCTGGGTGGCGGCTGGAGTCTTTCCGAAAAGGATGCTGAATGA
- a CDS encoding VanZ family protein: MEFAEVGTGWFNKLRLRFPALVLLGITLLFWGNYDRYQPVAEPLLQTPLLVNALRTRGDASQTNDTIRLHVPTGGKNAEARFRILEKPAYSTIRLEGRIRTQNVVRGKYPWSSARLLLIQRDAKGKWIPGTHGLLDEEGTVPWTFQQQEFEVFPGAATVEVVLQQIGKSGTAWFDQIIAVPVELKSTYRPVQLLFLAAWLWMGFLYFRRCRLDRRKLRILILLNVFAILCGTLAPTLWIQKPVDGLKLRLEQLQKRLEANEPKPVKEKPKVSEQKSEKSFSPKPVVREKETVAVNGMIEAVEQVHRIGHFALFATLCFLVYCSAALEGQSREYFGKVAFDILLFAAVTESLQYLTMDRTPGFSDWIIDVCGMVVAFLLFGLVRFTVPVFSEVGKS; the protein is encoded by the coding sequence ATGGAGTTCGCTGAAGTGGGAACAGGCTGGTTCAATAAACTTAGATTAAGGTTTCCCGCATTGGTGCTGCTGGGTATTACCCTGTTGTTCTGGGGGAATTATGACCGTTATCAGCCGGTGGCTGAACCCTTGTTGCAGACCCCGCTCCTGGTAAATGCTTTGCGTACCCGCGGCGATGCCTCGCAAACCAACGACACCATTCGGCTGCATGTTCCAACGGGTGGAAAAAACGCAGAGGCCCGTTTCCGGATTCTGGAAAAGCCCGCTTATTCAACCATCCGTCTTGAGGGCCGAATCCGGACTCAGAATGTGGTGCGTGGAAAATATCCCTGGAGCAGTGCGCGTCTGTTGCTGATCCAGCGTGATGCAAAAGGAAAATGGATTCCGGGAACGCATGGCCTGCTCGATGAGGAAGGGACAGTGCCGTGGACCTTTCAGCAACAGGAATTCGAGGTTTTTCCCGGTGCTGCCACGGTGGAAGTGGTGCTGCAGCAGATCGGGAAATCGGGAACGGCCTGGTTTGATCAGATTATTGCGGTGCCGGTTGAACTTAAATCCACTTATCGTCCGGTTCAACTGCTGTTTCTGGCGGCGTGGCTGTGGATGGGTTTTCTCTATTTTCGGCGTTGCCGGCTGGACCGCCGTAAACTGCGTATTCTCATTCTGCTGAATGTCTTTGCCATTCTCTGTGGAACACTGGCACCCACTCTCTGGATCCAGAAGCCGGTCGACGGTTTAAAGCTGCGGCTGGAGCAGTTGCAGAAACGACTGGAGGCAAACGAGCCAAAGCCTGTGAAGGAGAAGCCGAAGGTTTCTGAGCAGAAATCTGAAAAATCATTTTCACCGAAACCGGTGGTTCGTGAAAAGGAGACGGTCGCCGTGAACGGGATGATTGAGGCCGTTGAACAGGTGCACCGCATCGGTCATTTTGCTCTTTTTGCAACACTCTGTTTTCTGGTCTATTGCTCGGCGGCACTTGAGGGGCAGAGCCGGGAATATTTTGGAAAGGTGGCCTTTGATATTCTGCTTTTTGCCGCCGTCACAGAGTCGTTGCAGTATCTCACGATGGACCGAACTCCGGGATTCAGCGACTGGATCATTGATGTCTGCGGAATGGTTGTGGCCTTTTTGCTGTTCGGTTTGGTTCGTTTCACCGTTCCGGTGTTTTCGGAGGTTGGAAAAAGTTGA